The genomic region CCACCGCTGAGCCGAGCCCTTCCCGATAGCGGACCGAGTAACCGGCCTCGGACAGGCGGTTCCCAATCAGCCGGGCGAGAATATATTGTTCGCTAAAGCCCTTGGCCCCGATCGTGATGGTATCAGCCCGCGATCCGCCCATGGTGAGCGGTGCGAGGGCAAGGCCAACGCCGGCCGCCAATGCAATCAGTCCGCCGCGTATCCGCCATTTACTGCGCTGGGCAATCCCGGCCTCAATCAAGCCGAGCAGCGCATCTGCGGTGAGCGCGAGCGCCGCCGCCGCCAGGCAACCGACCAGCACCAGCGTCCAATTCTGGGTCTGGAGACCGGCAAAGATCATATCGCCCAGGCTCGATTGGCCGACCGTGGTTGAGAGCGTTGCCGCACCGACCGTCCATACGGTCGCCGTCCGGATGCCAGCCATCACAACTGGTGCGGCGAGCGGCGCTTCAACGAGGCGCAATTTCTGACGCGGTGTCATCCCGACACCATCGGCCGCCTCGATGATCGCCGGATCGATCCCAACTATCCCGGTTACCGCGTTGCGCAGGATCGGCAGCACCGCATAGAGCCCAAGCGCCAGCAAAGCGGGCAGGAAGCCCAATGCGGGAAGCACGACACCAATTGGGGCGAACAGTGAGTTGAGCGCCAGTAGCAACGGATAGAAGAGCGCAAGCAGAGCCAGCCCCGGGATCGTCTGAACAAGACTTGCGCCGCCCAAAGCGATGCGCCGCAGTCGATCATTACGCGATGCGCCGACGGCAAGTGGAAGTGCGACCGCAAGGCCAAGGAGCAAAGCCGACGCCGATAACAACACATGGTCGGCCAAGAGCGCGGGCACTTGCGACAAGGCTTCGGAGAGGCGCGGATTCATCTACGCACCTCCAACTGCCGAAGCTTCGCCATCTGGCCTTTCGGAACCGCGATCAGCGCGCTTGCTTCCTCACCGCCCTCACCTGCCAGCAAGGCTTCTGGCGTGCCATCGGCCACCACGCGCCCTTCGCTCATCACCAATATGCGATCGGCGACCAGCAGCGCTTCTGCCATGTCATGCGTCACCATGATGGTGGTGAGGCCAAGCCGGTCATGCAGATCGCGATAAGCGTTGCCGAGCTGGTCCCGGGTCACCGGATCGAGCGCGCCAAAGGGTTCGTCCATCAGCATCAGACCCGGCTCGCCGGCCAATGCCCGCGCGACCCCGACCCGCTGCTGCTGTCCGCCCGATAGCTCGCTGGGCAAGCGATCGGAAACCTCCGACGGCAATCCGACAAGATCGAGCAATTCGGGCACCTGATCGACGCTATTGGCCTCGCTAAGCCGCGGAATGATCATGATATTTTCCGCGATGCTCATATGCGGAAACAGACCAATATTCTGAAAGACATAGCCAATATGACGGCGCAGATCGGCGGGCGACTTCTCGTCAATGGCCTCATCGCCGACCATGACCGTGCCAGTGCTCGGATCGACCAGCCGGTTGATCATCTTGAGCAGGGTCGATTTGCCTGAGCCGGATTCGCCGACCAATGCGACAAACGAACCGCCTTCAACCTCCAGATCAAGCGTGGCGACGGCAAAACTTGCCTCGTCGTCGAAACTCTTGGCTAAGCCGTTAAAGCGAACTGCGGGGCCGTTCTTCCTGTCCATCGCGCGCGACCATCGCGGCGCGTGGCGAGACGGTCAAGGCCAGTGTCACCGGCCTTCGTCAATTGTCTCGCAGCAGAGTAACAAGTGGCCGCACAATCTGCATGATCGAGCCCGGTTCACCGCTACGGCTCAGCATCACATAAGCCTGGTCGCTAAATTCTTCGTCGGAGAAGCTGAACAGCTCAAACCCGCGATCCGATCCGTCGAGCCCCGCGCGCGGACTGAGAAACAGCTCGGTATTGCGCGGTTCGAGCACACCGCTCTGCGTAACATGCACATAGAAGCGGCGCAGGTCGCCAAGGGTCGAGAACATCCCCCCACTGCCCATGACGAGCCAGGAGGTCGGCCCCCAATTGGGCGGGATATTGGGCAGGCCGTGCTGGGCCCCGCCGCCGGCGGCAAAGTCGGTCATGGCTAGATCGCGTGTTTCGCCATAGCTGCCCGTCCGCGCCATCCCGGCCGGATCGAAGAAATTTTCGCGCAGGAATGCGCCATAGCTCTGGCCACTGACCCGCTCGACAATGGCGGCCAGCATGCCAAAGGCCCAATGCGAATGCGCCTCGCCTTCGCCGGGCGCGAACAACATGGGTATCTCAAGCGTCCGCCGTTCAAACTCTTCACGATCGATCCAGGCGAGATCGGCATCCCAGTCGCTCTCATTGGCCGGAAAGTCCGGCAATCCCGATTGGCCGTT from Parasphingopyxis sp. CP4 harbors:
- a CDS encoding ABC transporter permease/substrate-binding protein, translating into MNPRLSEALSQVPALLADHVLLSASALLLGLAVALPLAVGASRNDRLRRIALGGASLVQTIPGLALLALFYPLLLALNSLFAPIGVVLPALGFLPALLALGLYAVLPILRNAVTGIVGIDPAIIEAADGVGMTPRQKLRLVEAPLAAPVVMAGIRTATVWTVGAATLSTTVGQSSLGDMIFAGLQTQNWTLVLVGCLAAAALALTADALLGLIEAGIAQRSKWRIRGGLIALAAGVGLALAPLTMGGSRADTITIGAKGFSEQYILARLIGNRLSEAGYSVRYREGLGSAVAFEALASGDVDVYVDYTGTLWTNMMEREDNPPRDEMLAELSQWVSDTRDAMVLGRMGFENTYAFAVTQETAQRHALETMDDLARVAPDFTMGTDVEFLNRPEWATIRDAYGFAFGGTQSYQPTFMYRAVESGRADVITAFSSDGRIAASNLFVLADPRGAVPNYDAVLLVAPDRVDDARFIAVLEPLIEAIDVETMREANYMVDRDDDKASPAEAARWIIETLELDGAASPETAD
- a CDS encoding ATP-binding cassette domain-containing protein gives rise to the protein MDRKNGPAVRFNGLAKSFDDEASFAVATLDLEVEGGSFVALVGESGSGKSTLLKMINRLVDPSTGTVMVGDEAIDEKSPADLRRHIGYVFQNIGLFPHMSIAENIMIIPRLSEANSVDQVPELLDLVGLPSEVSDRLPSELSGGQQQRVGVARALAGEPGLMLMDEPFGALDPVTRDQLGNAYRDLHDRLGLTTIMVTHDMAEALLVADRILVMSEGRVVADGTPEALLAGEGGEEASALIAVPKGQMAKLRQLEVRR
- a CDS encoding serine hydrolase; the protein is MRRPHAWLSRALLIPLLMLPSAVMAQSEATDEPPPITLAVDTLESQIDAVMAENGYAGVVFIAIDGETLVEKAYGLAHSDPETPITLDTAFGIGSRPIDFTIAAIYLLEQRGLLSQEDRLGDYLENVPDDRSGMTIRHMLNGQSGLPDFPANESDWDADLAWIDREEFERRTLEIPMLFAPGEGEAHSHWAFGMLAAIVERVSGQSYGAFLRENFFDPAGMARTGSYGETRDLAMTDFAAGGGAQHGLPNIPPNWGPTSWLVMGSGGMFSTLGDLRRFYVHVTQSGVLEPRNTELFLSPRAGLDGSDRGFELFSFSDEEFSDQAYVMLSRSGEPGSIMQIVRPLVTLLRDN